In the Streptomyces formicae genome, one interval contains:
- a CDS encoding cellulose-binding protein encodes MSDTSPYGFELVRRGYDRAQVDERISKLVSDRDSALARITALEKRIEELHLETQNAQAQVADAEPSYAGLGARVEKILRLAEEEAKDLREEARRAAEQHRELAESAAQQVRNDAESFASERKAKAEDEGVRIVEKAKGEANTLRAEAQKDAQSKREEADALFEETRAKAAQAAADFETNLAKRREQSERDLASRQAKAEKRLAEIEHRAEQLRLEAEKLRTDAERRARQTVETAQRQAEDIVADANAKADRIRSESERELAALTNRRDSINAQLTNVREMLATLTGAAVAAAGTPAEDEPISRGVPAQQTR; translated from the coding sequence ATGAGCGACACTTCCCCCTACGGCTTCGAGCTTGTGCGGCGTGGGTACGACCGCGCTCAGGTGGACGAACGTATCTCCAAGCTCGTCTCCGACCGTGACAGCGCTCTTGCTCGTATCACTGCTCTGGAAAAGCGCATCGAGGAGCTGCACCTCGAGACGCAGAACGCCCAGGCCCAGGTTGCCGACGCCGAGCCGTCGTACGCCGGTCTCGGTGCCCGCGTCGAGAAGATCCTCCGCCTCGCCGAGGAGGAGGCGAAGGACCTGCGCGAGGAGGCCCGTCGCGCCGCCGAGCAGCACCGCGAGCTCGCCGAGTCCGCCGCCCAGCAGGTGCGCAACGACGCCGAGTCGTTCGCGTCCGAGCGCAAGGCCAAGGCCGAGGACGAGGGCGTCCGGATCGTCGAGAAGGCCAAGGGCGAGGCGAACACGCTGCGCGCCGAGGCGCAGAAGGACGCGCAGTCCAAGCGCGAGGAGGCGGACGCCCTCTTCGAGGAGACCCGCGCCAAGGCCGCGCAGGCCGCCGCGGACTTCGAGACGAACCTCGCCAAGCGCCGCGAGCAGTCCGAGCGTGACCTGGCCTCGCGTCAGGCCAAGGCGGAGAAGCGCCTCGCGGAGATCGAGCACCGCGCGGAGCAGCTGCGCCTGGAGGCGGAGAAGCTGCGGACCGACGCGGAGCGTCGTGCCCGGCAGACCGTCGAGACGGCGCAGCGTCAGGCCGAGGACATCGTCGCGGACGCGAACGCCAAGGCGGACCGGATCCGCTCGGAGTCCGAGCGCGAGCTCGCCGCTCTGACGAACCGGCGCGACTCCATCAACGCGCAGCTCACCAATGTGCGGGAGATGTTGGCGACGCTCACGGGGGCGGCTGTGGCTGCCGCCGGGACGCCCGCGGAGGACGAGCCGATCAGCCGCGGGGTGCCTGCGCAGCAGACTCGCTGA
- a CDS encoding ABC transporter ATP-binding protein: MIELEGLTKRYGEKVAVNNLTFTVHPGIVTGFLGPNGAGKSTTMRMMLGLDNPSAGVVRVDGKHYSQLKDPLTYIGALLDAKAMHGGRSAFNHLLCLAQSNGIPRGRVDEVLDTVGLTAVAKKKAKGFSLGMGQRLGIAGALLGDPEILMFDEPVNGLDPEGIHWIRNLMKSLAAQGRTVFVSSHLMSEMALTADHLVVIGQGRLLADMTMSDFIRQNSRSYVRLRSPQRERLLDVLHEAGITAVEAGNGTLEVDGTSAEQLGELAAGHQLVLHELSPQQASLEEAFMQLTAESVEYHAHSDPAGTGAPPPTEGWGDGWQQRKGA; the protein is encoded by the coding sequence ATGATCGAGCTCGAGGGGCTGACCAAGCGGTACGGCGAGAAGGTGGCCGTCAACAACCTGACCTTCACGGTCCATCCCGGCATCGTCACCGGCTTCCTCGGCCCCAACGGCGCGGGCAAGTCCACCACCATGCGCATGATGCTGGGTCTGGACAACCCGTCCGCCGGCGTCGTCCGCGTCGACGGCAAGCACTACTCCCAGCTGAAGGACCCCCTCACGTACATCGGCGCCCTGCTCGATGCCAAGGCCATGCACGGCGGCCGCAGCGCCTTCAACCACCTGCTGTGCCTCGCCCAGAGCAACGGCATCCCGCGCGGCCGGGTCGACGAGGTCCTGGACACCGTCGGACTGACCGCCGTCGCCAAGAAGAAGGCCAAGGGCTTCTCGCTCGGCATGGGCCAGCGCCTGGGCATCGCGGGCGCGCTGCTCGGCGACCCCGAGATCCTGATGTTCGACGAGCCGGTCAACGGGCTCGACCCCGAGGGCATCCACTGGATCAGGAACCTGATGAAGTCCCTCGCCGCGCAAGGGCGCACGGTCTTCGTCTCCTCGCACCTGATGAGCGAGATGGCCCTCACCGCCGACCACCTCGTCGTCATCGGCCAGGGCCGCCTCCTCGCCGACATGACGATGTCGGACTTCATCCGGCAGAACTCCCGGTCGTACGTCAGGCTGCGCTCCCCGCAGCGCGAGCGCCTGCTCGACGTGCTGCACGAGGCGGGCATCACCGCCGTGGAGGCGGGCAACGGCACGCTCGAAGTGGACGGCACGTCGGCGGAGCAGCTCGGCGAGCTCGCCGCGGGCCACCAGCTCGTACTCCACGAGCTGAGCCCCCAGCAGGCCTCGCTGGAGGAGGCGTTCATGCAGCTCACCGCGGAGTCCGTGGAGTACCACGCGCACTCGGACCCCGCCGGGACGGGCGCACCGCCGCCCACCGAGGGCTGGGGCGACGGCTGGCAGCAGCGGAAGGGGGCCTGA
- a CDS encoding ABC transporter ATP-binding protein, whose amino-acid sequence MIEAVGLTKRYGAKTAVYNLSFQVRPGTVTGFLGPNGSGKSTTMRMILGLDAPTTGQVTIGGYPYRKLPNAPRQVGALLDAKAVHGGRHARNHLLCLAQLSGIPARRVDEVLGVVGLQDVAKKRSKGFSLGMGQRLGIAAALLGDPQVLLFDEPVNGLDPEGILWVRNLMKSLAAEGRTVFVSSHLMSEMALTAEHLIVIGRGQLLADMSVKDFISHNSADFARVRTPEGDGQQREKLSAALSEAGGQVMPEQDGALRVTGLPLPRISDLAHGADVRLWELSPHQASLEEAYMRMTQGAVDYRSTVDQRAGLQQQMPPGAAPQGQMQPPLPGQGQPGWYAPPPPQQGGQPFAMPQPQDGQNPYAAAPQQPPAAAPAPDMSKRATDNEDAR is encoded by the coding sequence ATGATCGAGGCAGTCGGCCTGACGAAGCGCTACGGCGCCAAGACAGCCGTGTACAACCTTTCCTTCCAGGTGCGGCCCGGTACCGTCACGGGCTTCCTCGGCCCCAACGGCTCGGGCAAGTCGACGACGATGCGCATGATCCTTGGGCTCGACGCCCCCACCACGGGTCAGGTGACGATCGGCGGATACCCCTACCGCAAGCTCCCGAACGCCCCGCGCCAGGTCGGCGCGCTGCTCGACGCCAAGGCCGTGCACGGCGGCCGGCACGCCCGCAACCACCTGCTCTGCCTCGCGCAGCTCTCCGGCATCCCGGCCCGCAGGGTCGACGAGGTGCTCGGTGTCGTGGGTCTGCAGGACGTGGCGAAGAAGCGCTCCAAGGGCTTCTCGCTCGGCATGGGCCAGCGCCTGGGCATCGCGGCCGCGCTCCTGGGCGACCCGCAGGTGCTGCTCTTCGACGAGCCGGTCAACGGCCTCGACCCCGAGGGCATCCTCTGGGTCCGCAACCTGATGAAGTCGCTCGCCGCCGAGGGCCGCACGGTCTTCGTCTCCTCGCACCTGATGAGCGAGATGGCCCTCACCGCCGAGCACCTGATCGTGATCGGCCGGGGCCAGCTGCTCGCCGACATGAGCGTCAAGGACTTCATCTCGCACAACTCCGCCGACTTCGCGCGCGTGCGCACGCCGGAAGGCGACGGGCAGCAGCGCGAGAAGCTGTCGGCCGCGCTGAGCGAGGCGGGCGGCCAGGTCATGCCCGAGCAGGACGGCGCGCTGCGCGTGACCGGCCTGCCGCTCCCCCGCATCAGCGACCTCGCGCACGGCGCGGACGTCCGCCTGTGGGAGCTCTCCCCGCACCAGGCCTCGCTGGAGGAGGCGTACATGCGGATGACGCAGGGCGCCGTCGACTACCGCTCCACGGTCGACCAGCGCGCGGGCCTCCAGCAGCAGATGCCGCCCGGCGCGGCGCCCCAGGGCCAGATGCAGCCTCCGCTGCCCGGCCAGGGCCAGCCCGGCTGGTACGCGCCGCCGCCGCCCCAGCAGGGCGGTCAGCCCTTCGCGATGCCGCAGCCGCAGGACGGGCAGAACCCGTACGCCGCGGCGCCGCAGCAGCCCCCGGCCGCGGCTCCCGCCCCCGACATGTCCAAGCGCGCCACCGACAACGAGGATGCACGATGA
- a CDS encoding ABC transporter permease, giving the protein MAATQVLKSEWTKIRSVSSTVWTLGLAVVVTIALGMLISILSKNDYDKLDAQDRLTFDPTYISFAGMSLGQLALIVFGVLVVSNEYSTGMIRTSLAAVPQRGTFLFSKVLVATLLAFAVGLVTSFLTFFVGQAMLGTHRAQIGDPGVLRAVIGGAIYMTLIAVFSMGVAVMLRSPMLSLGILMPFFFLISSILGNVSATKKIGRFLPDQAGSKIMQVKTPFDDDTPYGPWGGIAIMAVWVVVALLGGYALLKKRDA; this is encoded by the coding sequence ATGGCCGCGACGCAGGTACTGAAGTCGGAGTGGACCAAGATCCGCTCGGTCTCCTCGACGGTATGGACGCTCGGTCTCGCCGTGGTCGTCACGATCGCGCTCGGGATGCTGATCAGCATCCTGTCGAAGAACGACTACGACAAGCTCGACGCCCAGGACAGGCTGACCTTCGACCCGACCTACATCAGCTTCGCCGGGATGTCCCTCGGCCAGCTCGCGCTGATCGTCTTCGGGGTGCTCGTCGTCTCGAACGAGTACAGCACCGGCATGATCCGCACCTCGCTCGCCGCGGTCCCCCAGCGCGGCACGTTCCTGTTCAGCAAGGTCCTGGTGGCCACGCTGCTCGCGTTCGCGGTGGGCCTCGTCACCAGCTTCCTCACGTTCTTCGTCGGCCAGGCGATGCTCGGTACGCACCGGGCGCAGATCGGCGACCCGGGGGTGCTGCGGGCGGTCATCGGCGGCGCGATCTACATGACGCTCATCGCGGTGTTCTCGATGGGCGTCGCGGTGATGCTGCGCAGTCCGATGCTCTCCCTCGGCATCCTGATGCCGTTCTTCTTCCTGATCTCCAGCATCCTCGGCAACGTCTCGGCGACCAAGAAGATCGGCCGCTTCCTGCCCGACCAGGCGGGCAGCAAGATCATGCAGGTCAAGACGCCGTTCGACGACGACACCCCGTACGGGCCCTGGGGCGGTATCGCGATCATGGCGGTGTGGGTCGTCGTGGCGCTGCTCGGCGGGTATGCCCTGCTGAAGAAGCGGGACGCGTAG